In one window of Candidatus Poribacteria bacterium DNA:
- a CDS encoding homoserine O-acetyltransferase: MDITLVQTEFLTLSLPADGFELVNGERLHEITIAYEAYGILNEDRSNAILICHALTGDAHAAFRHTPDDRHPGWWDTLIGPGKGIDTDRFYIICPNILGGCKGTTGPSSVNPVTGRRYGTDFPLVSVRDTVRVERLFLEQLGIRELYGVAGGSLGGMRALEWAVAYPEFVRRCLCIASSANLTPQALAWDIIGREEIESDPNFRGGHYYDDDAQPHEGLSSARKIGHVTYLSAMSMERKFGRELQPGPATEGVSKFSTSFQVEFYLDHQGEAFIRRFDANSYLYISRMMDLYDLEAEHGDLRSALRQTQSRFLVVSITSDWLFPPSQQLEIVSALLAERKQVSYFQMDSPYGHDAFLLESEELSEGVFAFLNGTAPEPSEEPLNRRDFEVIRDMIPSDAHVLDVGSGDGSLMLALQRSKGVTGVCVDYQFAKVVRCMRKGLSALQLDADTSLGIISTDAFDVALLNQTIQQLHSALGTMKQILRIAPTGVVGFPNFAWHRHRASLFFRGKLPKSPSLPYEWYDTPNIHVVTVRDFIELCNRNAIRIVRLECSSDSRLGRAMLALGFRNLGAERGLVQIARAEGGST; this comes from the coding sequence ATGGATATCACACTCGTCCAGACCGAGTTCCTGACGCTGTCACTGCCTGCTGACGGGTTCGAGCTCGTCAACGGCGAACGGCTCCATGAGATCACCATCGCCTATGAGGCGTACGGAATCCTCAACGAGGATCGGTCCAACGCGATCCTCATCTGCCACGCGCTGACGGGCGACGCGCACGCCGCCTTCCGTCACACGCCGGACGACCGACACCCCGGATGGTGGGACACGCTGATCGGGCCCGGGAAGGGCATCGACACCGACCGCTTCTATATCATCTGCCCGAATATCCTCGGAGGATGCAAGGGCACGACGGGTCCGAGCTCGGTGAACCCGGTCACGGGTCGGCGGTACGGCACGGACTTCCCCCTCGTCAGCGTGCGCGACACGGTCCGAGTGGAACGCCTCTTCCTCGAACAGCTCGGTATTCGGGAGCTCTACGGCGTTGCCGGAGGCTCCCTTGGCGGGATGCGAGCCCTGGAATGGGCGGTCGCCTACCCGGAGTTCGTCCGACGCTGCCTTTGCATCGCGTCGTCGGCGAACCTGACGCCGCAAGCGCTTGCGTGGGACATCATCGGACGGGAGGAGATCGAGTCGGACCCCAACTTCCGGGGTGGGCACTACTACGACGACGATGCCCAGCCGCACGAAGGGCTCTCGAGCGCGCGCAAGATCGGTCATGTGACGTACCTGTCGGCGATGTCGATGGAGCGCAAGTTCGGACGGGAGCTCCAACCGGGACCAGCCACGGAGGGCGTGAGCAAGTTCAGCACGAGCTTTCAGGTCGAGTTCTACCTGGATCATCAGGGCGAAGCGTTCATACGCCGATTCGACGCCAACTCGTACCTGTATATCAGCCGGATGATGGACCTCTACGACCTGGAGGCGGAACACGGCGACCTGCGTTCGGCGCTGAGGCAGACGCAATCGCGGTTCCTCGTCGTGTCGATCACGTCGGACTGGCTGTTCCCGCCGTCCCAGCAGTTGGAGATCGTGTCGGCTCTCCTGGCTGAGCGCAAGCAGGTCAGTTACTTCCAGATGGACTCGCCCTATGGTCACGACGCGTTCCTGCTGGAGAGCGAGGAGCTCTCCGAGGGCGTCTTCGCGTTCCTGAACGGCACGGCGCCGGAGCCCTCAGAGGAACCGCTGAACCGCCGCGACTTTGAGGTCATCCGCGACATGATCCCGTCGGATGCCCACGTGTTGGACGTGGGCAGCGGCGATGGCAGCCTGATGCTCGCCTTGCAGCGGTCCAAGGGCGTTACGGGTGTCTGTGTGGATTATCAGTTCGCCAAGGTGGTGCGCTGCATGCGCAAAGGTCTGAGCGCTCTGCAGCTCGACGCCGACACCAGCCTGGGCATCATCTCGACGGACGCGTTCGACGTAGCGCTCCTGAACCAGACGATCCAACAGCTTCACAGCGCGCTGGGAACGATGAAGCAGATACTGCGCATCGCGCCGACGGGGGTCGTCGGGTTCCCCAACTTCGCATGGCATCGTCATCGCGCCTCACTGTTCTTCCGCGGCAAGCTGCCCAAGTCGCCGTCGCTGCCCTACGAGTGGTACGACACGCCGAACATCCACGTCGTTACGGTCCGGGACTTCATCGAGCTCTGCAATCGAAACGCAATACGAATCGTGCGCCTGGAGTGCAGTTCGGACAGCCGCCTCGGGCGCGCCATGCTGGCGCTCGGTTTCCGCAATCTGGGCGCCGAGCGAGGGCTGGTCCAGATCGCCCGAGCCGAGGGCGGTTCGACGTGA